From a region of the Mercurialis annua linkage group LG1-X, ddMerAnnu1.2, whole genome shotgun sequence genome:
- the LOC126674908 gene encoding alpha carbonic anhydrase 7-like has product MEKLSIFQLLYITLFISFILHVIPTSSQETVNEHDFDCRNSERWGLLHKEWSACSNGSMQSPIDLLSERVEVVSHLGRLKRRYQPSNATLKNRGHDMMLKWESGAGSLQINGTEYFLKQCHWHSPSEHTVNGKRHALEIHKVHESKDGKIAVVGIMYTIGRPDSFLLSLEERLRLVVGTKEIETVAGIVNPKDIKLGSRKYYRYIGSLTIPPCTENVLWTIFGKVRTASRKQVNLLRVAVHDQSDSNARPIQVINGRSVQLYRPEENTTT; this is encoded by the exons ATGGAAAAGTTGTCAATATTTCAGCTCTTATACATCACTTTGTTCATTTCTTTCATCCTCCATGTCATCCCTACATCATCTCAAGAGACTG TGAATGAACATGATTTTGATTGCAGAAATAGTGAAAGATGGGGATTGCTTCATAAAGAATGGAGTGCATGTAGCAATGGTTCTATGCAGTCTCCTATCGATCTTCTCAGTGAAAGAGTTGAAGTTGTTTCTCATTTAGGAAGGCTTAAAAGAAGATATCAACCTTCAAATGCTACTCTTAAGAATAGAGGTCATGACATgatg TTGAAATGGGAAAGTGGAGCAGGAAGTCTTCAAATTAATGGCACTGAATATTTTCTCAAACAATGTCATTGGCACTCTCCTTCTGAACACACCGTAAATGGCAAACG TCATGCTCTAGAGATCCATAAGGTGCATGAAAGCAAAGATGGAAAGATTGCTGTAGTTGGAATTATGTACACAATAGGCAGACCAGACTCTTTCTTGTTATCA TTGGAAGAGCGATTAAGATTGGTTGTTGGTACTAAAGAAATCGAGACTGTGGCTGGCATTGTTAATCCAAAGGACATAAAATTAGGAAGCAGAAAGTATTACAGATACATTGGATCTCTTACAATTCCTCCTTGCACCGAAAATGTTCTCTGGACTATTTTTGGAAAG GTGAGAACTGCTAGTAGAAAACAAGTAAATCTACTTCGTGTAGCAGTCCATGAT CAATCAGATTCAAATGCAAGACCAATACAAGTTATAAATGGAAGATCAGTACAACTATATAGACCAGAAGAGAACACTACCACATAA
- the LOC126677726 gene encoding alpha carbonic anhydrase 7-like, translating into MAIQLLCITLFISFLLHAIPTSSQETADEHDFDYRNSEKGPGRWGLLRKEWSACSNGSMQSPVDLLNERVEVVSHLGTLKRSYHPSNATLKNRGHDMMLNWESGAGSLQINGTDYILKQCHWHSPSEHAVNGKRYDLEIHKVHESKDGKVAVVGIMYKIGRPDSFLASLEDRLRLVAGSKKNETIAGIYNPMDIKIGSRMYYSYIGSLTIPPCTENVLWIIFRKIRTVGSEQVKLLRVAVHDESNSNARPIQVMNGRSVQLYNNQKRILPHKLLVELSLNLLIMLCLL; encoded by the exons ATGGCAATTCAACTCCTTTGTATCACTTTGTTCATTTCTTTCCTCCTTCATGCCATCCCTACATCTTCCCAAGAAACCG CGGATGAGCATGATTTTGATTACAGAAATAGTGAGAAGGGACCAGGTAGATGGGGATTGCTTCGTAAGGAATGGAGTGCATGTAGCAATGGATCCATGCAGTCCCCTGTTGATCTCCTTAATGAAAGAGTTGAAGTTGTTTCTCATTTAGGAACACTTAAAAGAAGCTATCATCCTTCAAATGCTACTCTTAAGAATAGAGGTCATGACATGATG TTGAATTGGGAAAGTGGAGCAGGAAGTCTTCAAATTAATGGCACTGATTATATTCTCAAACAATGTCATTGGCACTCCCCTTCTGAGCACGCCGTAAATGGCAAACGGTATGATTTAGAGATCCATAAGGTCCACGAAAGCAAAGACGGAAAGGTTGCCGTAGTCGGAATTATGTACAAAATTGGCAGACCAGACTCTTTCTTGGCATCA TTGGAAGACCGATTAAGATTGGTTGCTGGCAGTAAAAAAAATGAGACTATAGCTGGCATATATAATCCAATGGACATAAAAATAGGAAGCAGAATGTATTACAGTTATATCGGATCTTTAACAATTCCTCCTTGCACGGAAAATGTTCTATGGATTATTTTTAGAAAG atAAGAACTGTTGGTAGTGAACAAGTGAAACTACTCCGTGTAGCAGTCCATGAC GAATCAAATTCGAATGCAAGACCAATACAAGTTATGAATGGAAGATCAGTACAGCTATATAATAACCAGAAAAGAATACTACCACATAAATTGCTTGTGGAATTGTCGCTAAATTTGCTAATAATGTTATGTTTATTATGA